One Streptomyces fagopyri DNA window includes the following coding sequences:
- a CDS encoding acyltransferase family protein, which translates to MATRTEPAQAPLPERRPELDAVRMLVVIGLVFFHSALVFAADDDFYVKNAETTEAIVIIAGFGVVWAMPLLFLISGLGAWHSLQRRGAWGFAGERLLRLGVPLVFATLVLNPLPQWLRLRSADADYHESYLGFLPRFYDVHLEPEEFPFLVQGQYFETGHLWFVVLLLAFSLMLVPFHRWLPRERVRRIDDRVAEATLHRRDVVFLPALAFAAICAFARLEEDYAGWHRWSYLLFFVAGFALAGDDRFRTVMRRDGGTAAWLGALLFAAAGPGFALADEPFTEMTVLATASRALFGAAGWCLVVAIPGLLDRRRLEQPRAAPNPTPTTRRRLYGYLAAAVLPLYVLHQPIVVAVAYFVIGWSAPIPVEYALLVVIALILTLTAYELLVRRTRATRFLFGMRP; encoded by the coding sequence ATGGCGACGCGCACAGAACCGGCGCAGGCACCGCTACCGGAGCGGCGGCCGGAGCTGGACGCGGTCCGGATGCTGGTCGTGATCGGGCTGGTCTTCTTCCATTCGGCGCTCGTATTCGCTGCCGACGACGACTTCTACGTCAAGAACGCCGAGACCACCGAAGCCATCGTGATCATCGCCGGGTTCGGGGTCGTCTGGGCCATGCCGCTGCTCTTCCTCATCTCCGGCCTCGGTGCCTGGCACTCGCTTCAGCGTCGCGGCGCGTGGGGCTTCGCCGGCGAGCGGCTGCTGCGGCTCGGCGTTCCGCTGGTCTTCGCGACCCTCGTGCTGAACCCGCTGCCGCAGTGGCTGCGGCTGCGCTCGGCCGACGCCGACTATCATGAGTCGTACCTCGGCTTCCTGCCCCGTTTCTACGACGTGCACCTGGAGCCCGAAGAGTTCCCCTTCCTCGTCCAGGGCCAGTACTTCGAGACCGGCCATCTCTGGTTCGTCGTGCTCCTCCTGGCGTTCTCCCTCATGCTGGTGCCGTTCCACCGGTGGTTGCCGCGCGAACGCGTCCGCCGCATCGACGACCGGGTGGCGGAGGCGACCCTGCACCGGCGGGACGTCGTGTTCCTGCCGGCCCTCGCCTTCGCGGCGATCTGTGCCTTCGCACGGCTGGAGGAGGACTACGCTGGCTGGCACCGCTGGTCGTACCTGCTGTTCTTCGTTGCCGGCTTCGCGCTCGCCGGTGACGACCGCTTCCGCACCGTGATGCGGCGCGATGGCGGGACCGCAGCCTGGCTCGGCGCCCTGCTGTTCGCGGCAGCCGGCCCCGGCTTTGCCCTGGCCGACGAGCCCTTCACGGAGATGACCGTCCTGGCCACCGCCTCACGGGCGCTGTTCGGTGCGGCCGGATGGTGCCTGGTGGTCGCCATCCCGGGCCTCCTCGACCGCCGGCGGCTGGAGCAACCGCGTGCGGCGCCGAACCCGACCCCGACGACGCGTCGGCGCCTCTACGGCTATCTCGCCGCAGCCGTGCTGCCGCTGTACGTCCTGCACCAGCCGATCGTGGTCGCCGTCGCGTATTTCGTGATCGGCTGGTCCGCGCCGATCCCCGTCGAGTACGCCCTGCTCGTGGTGATCGCCCTCATCCTCACCCTCACCGCGTACGAGCTCCTGGTCCGCCGCACGCGGGCGACCCGCTTCCTGTTCGGGATGCGACCCTAG
- a CDS encoding outer membrane protein assembly factor BamB family protein: MTTEPSPGQGAPRDEYGWAFRPRNPAADPHPYAEPRQTDPAAPGDGRPPAEPHDRSSGTRWDATMPLRFPEPRTGAHEATRTPAAWTPPHSRRGNETSDHETGYTSPATAVLAPVTPHHPEPVAAQAPVSAQAPVSAQSNPPAGAGGKRPRKTRSAGRIALALAVLAAAGGAAAVLLKQEATATSASKELTQVWQIPAPAADDALIGSWLTDKLLIRASSRGGLQAYHLTDGKQAWNAADFTGPAGRGTVPCAMSPTLSAHGIGTVAFGKDGSTCTWLAAVKASTGKILWSTPLTNAKHPTAATTSTYLQGDVATIVGENFLGGVDIRTGSRVWSYKARGHYCNAYDWGTNGTVLVADFCLDQKTRFTLTAFNGRTGKAIWRKPESAHSDVTHILSGSPLVAAVHTARQDVVRVLGTTGTGRKLAVGDDELTTGNDTGADHSVRLYGNVLVTPASASGSAVIDGFDTTTGAKLWTHHAAALAIPASGADDKVYAVTTSGSPQLITIDPRTGRTVPVADLPMGTGKWSFTSGTVYVTSDGAVLELNALGTNGGARLYR, translated from the coding sequence ATGACGACGGAACCGTCACCGGGCCAGGGGGCTCCGCGGGACGAGTACGGCTGGGCCTTCCGGCCCCGCAATCCTGCTGCCGACCCGCACCCGTACGCGGAGCCGCGACAGACGGATCCGGCCGCACCCGGGGACGGCCGGCCGCCGGCCGAGCCGCACGACAGATCCTCCGGCACACGGTGGGATGCCACCATGCCGCTGCGGTTCCCCGAGCCCCGCACCGGTGCCCACGAGGCCACGCGCACGCCGGCTGCCTGGACACCCCCGCACTCCCGGCGCGGCAACGAAACATCGGACCATGAGACCGGGTACACGTCACCGGCCACCGCCGTCCTCGCCCCCGTGACCCCGCACCACCCTGAGCCTGTCGCCGCACAGGCGCCTGTCTCCGCACAGGCGCCTGTCTCCGCACAGTCGAACCCGCCCGCGGGCGCGGGCGGCAAACGGCCCAGGAAGACCAGGTCCGCGGGCAGGATCGCACTCGCCCTTGCCGTCCTCGCCGCCGCGGGCGGGGCCGCCGCCGTCCTGCTCAAGCAGGAGGCCACGGCCACCAGCGCCTCCAAGGAGCTGACGCAGGTGTGGCAGATACCGGCGCCCGCCGCCGACGACGCGCTGATCGGCAGCTGGCTCACCGACAAACTGCTCATCCGGGCCTCCAGCCGAGGCGGCCTACAGGCCTACCACCTCACCGACGGCAAGCAGGCATGGAACGCCGCGGACTTCACCGGCCCCGCCGGACGCGGCACCGTCCCTTGCGCGATGTCCCCGACGCTCAGCGCCCACGGCATCGGCACGGTCGCCTTCGGAAAGGACGGCAGCACTTGCACCTGGCTGGCCGCTGTCAAGGCGTCCACCGGAAAGATCCTCTGGTCCACGCCGCTGACCAACGCCAAGCACCCCACCGCGGCGACCACCTCGACCTACCTGCAGGGTGATGTCGCCACCATCGTCGGCGAGAACTTTCTCGGCGGTGTGGACATTCGCACCGGTAGCCGCGTCTGGAGCTACAAAGCCCGCGGTCACTACTGCAACGCCTACGACTGGGGCACCAACGGCACCGTACTGGTGGCCGACTTCTGCCTCGACCAGAAGACCAGGTTCACCCTCACCGCCTTCAACGGCAGGACCGGAAAAGCGATCTGGCGGAAGCCCGAAAGCGCCCACTCCGACGTGACGCACATCCTGTCCGGCTCGCCGCTGGTCGCCGCCGTCCACACGGCGCGCCAGGACGTCGTGCGGGTTCTTGGCACCACCGGGACGGGACGCAAACTGGCCGTGGGCGACGACGAGCTGACGACCGGCAACGACACCGGCGCCGACCACTCCGTCCGGCTCTACGGCAACGTCCTGGTCACCCCGGCCTCGGCCTCCGGCAGCGCGGTGATCGACGGCTTCGACACCACCACCGGCGCCAAACTCTGGACCCACCACGCCGCCGCGCTCGCCATCCCGGCGTCAGGCGCGGACGACAAGGTGTACGCCGTCACCACGTCGGGCTCCCCCCAGCTCATCACCATCGACCCACGCACCGGTCGCACTGTCCCGGTGGCGGACCTGCCGATGGGGACCGGCAAGTGGAGCTTCACCTCCGGCACGGTGTACGTCACCTCGGACGGCGCCGTGCTGGAACTCAACGCCCTCGGGACGAACGGCGGAGCGCGGCTCTACCGGTAG
- a CDS encoding acyltransferase family protein, with amino-acid sequence MSTAERGAFGIQDASTVALRVTDPAVLPAPRVPRPEEASPAPASRPGRDRYLDLLRALALVRVVVYHNFSWTWLPIVFPSMGVMFALAGSLMVRSLKRPALSVIRGRLRRLLPPMWLFGAVVVPLMVLEGWGPDSHHPANWWWGELAYWVLPLSEPPFGASLHTFGGHLPSSWAEQICVPLWYLRAYLWYVLLSPLMLKAMRKLPWVTLLVPLALAFFINSGLVDQSGRLMEAATDFTTFGACWLLGMAHQEGLLRKIPRYIVPSLAPLVLMFGYWWLLRSPVDNPRLGHDLEAVPVAQAIWSFGAVMLLLHLSPSWEQWPKPLERFNGVISLLNSRAVTVYLWHSFALVLTEPLIDPLWSNSFFYNHAQWLLASQWTPLVISVPLICLAILLFGWIEDVAARRRPRLFPYPRRAKSRRRGR; translated from the coding sequence ATGAGTACCGCGGAACGGGGTGCCTTCGGCATCCAGGACGCCTCCACCGTCGCCCTGCGGGTGACGGACCCTGCCGTGTTGCCCGCCCCGCGGGTCCCGCGGCCCGAGGAGGCGTCCCCTGCCCCCGCGAGCAGACCCGGCCGCGACCGCTACCTCGACCTGTTGAGGGCGCTCGCCCTGGTCCGCGTGGTGGTCTACCACAACTTCAGCTGGACCTGGCTTCCGATCGTCTTTCCCTCCATGGGCGTCATGTTCGCGCTGGCCGGATCGCTGATGGTGCGCTCCCTCAAGCGGCCGGCACTGAGTGTGATCCGCGGCCGGCTGCGCCGTCTGCTGCCACCGATGTGGTTGTTCGGCGCGGTCGTGGTGCCGCTGATGGTCCTGGAGGGCTGGGGGCCCGACTCCCACCACCCCGCCAACTGGTGGTGGGGCGAACTGGCCTACTGGGTCCTGCCACTCAGCGAGCCTCCGTTCGGAGCGTCGCTGCACACCTTCGGCGGACATCTGCCGAGCTCCTGGGCCGAACAGATCTGCGTGCCGCTGTGGTACCTGCGCGCCTACCTCTGGTACGTACTGCTGTCGCCGTTGATGCTCAAGGCGATGCGGAAACTTCCCTGGGTCACCCTGCTGGTGCCGTTGGCGCTCGCGTTCTTCATCAACTCCGGACTGGTCGATCAGTCCGGCCGGCTGATGGAGGCCGCGACCGACTTCACCACCTTCGGCGCCTGCTGGCTGCTGGGTATGGCCCACCAGGAGGGTCTGCTCCGCAAGATCCCGCGGTACATCGTGCCCTCCCTCGCACCGCTGGTGCTCATGTTCGGCTACTGGTGGCTGCTGCGGTCGCCGGTGGACAACCCACGACTCGGGCACGATCTGGAAGCGGTGCCGGTAGCCCAGGCGATCTGGTCGTTCGGCGCGGTGATGCTGTTGCTCCACCTGAGCCCCTCCTGGGAACAGTGGCCCAAGCCGCTCGAACGGTTCAACGGCGTGATCAGCCTGCTCAACTCCCGCGCCGTCACCGTCTACCTGTGGCACTCCTTCGCCTTGGTGCTGACCGAGCCGCTGATCGACCCGCTGTGGAGCAACTCCTTCTTCTACAACCACGCCCAATGGCTGCTGGCGAGCCAGTGGACGCCGCTGGTGATCTCCGTTCCGCTGATCTGCCTGGCGATCCTGCTCTTCGGCTGGATCGAGGACGTAGCCGCCCGGCGTCGTCCACGGCTCTTCCCCTACCCTCGCCGCGCCAAGAGCCGTCGACGCGGTCGCTAG
- a CDS encoding DUF1330 domain-containing protein — MPAYGFAHLRSRRDHSDIIEYLERIQATLDPFAGRFVIHGQPVEVVEGAWPGSMVLIEFPGLAEARAWYDSPAYRAILHLRTDHVEGDLVLIEGVGPNYDPAERARKLRSEGGRER; from the coding sequence GTGCCCGCTTACGGCTTCGCTCACCTCCGCAGCCGCCGAGATCACTCCGACATCATCGAGTACCTGGAGCGCATCCAGGCAACCCTCGACCCTTTCGCGGGCCGCTTCGTCATCCACGGTCAGCCGGTCGAAGTCGTAGAGGGTGCGTGGCCCGGCAGCATGGTACTGATCGAGTTCCCCGGCCTGGCCGAAGCCCGTGCCTGGTACGACTCTCCCGCCTACCGCGCCATTCTCCACTTGCGTACCGACCACGTGGAGGGCGACTTGGTGCTGATCGAGGGCGTCGGTCCGAACTATGACCCGGCCGAGCGGGCTCGCAAGTTGCGAAGTGAGGGCGGCCGAGAGCGCTGA
- a CDS encoding glycosyltransferase: MSRSRRQRPRQSIARPRRFAAPPLRFFLPVTVLATLLALMVLRGMANNEVFHDERIAVSVDKGTVPTSVLEGGPVVDARGDKNSKPVNYTIPEKTVVLSFDDGPSAQWTPKILKVLEEENVRADFFVTGSMVTRNPALIRQIVADDHEIGLHTFTHPDLALHSGTRLTWELGETQLALAGVAGIHSSLFRPPYSSTVDALDDWSWPVTRQAGSEGYLTAFIDKDTDDWKRPGVDSIVKAAMPDLPGQGEMILLHDAGGNRAQTLAALPVIIDKLKAQGYTFKTIGEALGTGSANTKVTSYNLWVGKAFLWCTAFSVRLLPWLVGLLAVVGVLVMARFVLMLVLSTIHVRRVRRPGFSWGDPVTAPVTVVVPAYNEQECITNTVLSLTRSDHPIEVIVVDDGSTDDTAGIVEELNLPMVRLIRQPNSGKPAALNTGVAAASYDLIVMMDGDTVFEPATVRELVQPFGTPGVGAVAGNAKVGNRDTLIGAWQHIEYVMGFNLDRRMYDVLNCMPTIPGAVGAFRRTALQQVGGMSEDTLAEDTDVTMALHRAGWKIVYAENARAWTEAPDSMKQLWSQRYRWSYGTMQAMWKHRHAVLERGAAGRFGRVGLPFVALFMVLTPMLAPAIDIGMVYGVVFVDAYRTLAAWFAVMALQAVCAWWSFRLDRERAWHLITLPAQQVVYRVLMYMVLLQSFITAVTGGRLRWQKLRRTGEVGLDVTTGAISS; the protein is encoded by the coding sequence ATGTCCCGCTCCCGCCGTCAACGCCCCCGGCAGTCCATCGCGCGACCCCGCCGGTTTGCCGCACCTCCCCTGCGTTTCTTCCTGCCAGTGACCGTACTGGCGACCCTGCTGGCGCTGATGGTGCTCCGGGGCATGGCGAACAACGAGGTCTTCCACGACGAGCGCATCGCCGTCTCGGTGGACAAAGGCACCGTCCCGACCAGCGTGCTGGAGGGCGGCCCGGTCGTCGACGCGCGCGGCGACAAGAACAGCAAGCCGGTCAACTACACGATCCCGGAGAAGACCGTCGTCCTCTCCTTCGACGACGGACCGTCCGCCCAGTGGACGCCGAAGATCCTCAAAGTGCTCGAAGAGGAGAACGTCCGTGCCGACTTCTTCGTCACCGGCTCGATGGTCACCCGCAACCCGGCACTGATCCGCCAGATCGTCGCCGACGACCATGAGATCGGTCTGCACACCTTCACCCACCCCGACCTCGCGCTGCACTCCGGCACCCGACTCACCTGGGAGCTGGGTGAGACCCAACTCGCGCTGGCCGGTGTCGCCGGCATCCACTCGAGCCTCTTCCGCCCGCCCTACTCCTCCACTGTGGACGCGCTCGACGACTGGTCGTGGCCGGTGACCAGACAGGCCGGGTCGGAGGGATACCTGACCGCCTTCATCGACAAGGACACCGACGACTGGAAGCGCCCCGGCGTCGACTCCATCGTCAAGGCCGCCATGCCCGACCTCCCCGGCCAGGGCGAGATGATCCTGCTCCATGACGCGGGCGGCAACCGGGCGCAGACACTGGCCGCGCTGCCGGTCATCATCGACAAACTCAAGGCCCAGGGCTACACCTTCAAGACCATCGGCGAGGCCCTCGGCACCGGCTCCGCCAACACCAAGGTCACCAGCTACAACCTGTGGGTCGGCAAGGCGTTCCTGTGGTGCACCGCCTTCTCGGTACGGCTGCTGCCATGGCTGGTCGGCCTGCTCGCGGTCGTCGGGGTGCTGGTCATGGCGCGGTTCGTGCTGATGCTGGTGCTCTCGACCATCCACGTCCGGCGCGTCCGCAGACCGGGGTTCTCCTGGGGTGATCCCGTCACCGCACCGGTCACGGTGGTGGTACCGGCGTACAACGAGCAGGAGTGCATCACCAACACCGTGCTCTCACTCACCAGAAGCGACCATCCCATCGAGGTGATCGTGGTCGACGACGGGTCGACCGACGACACGGCCGGCATCGTGGAGGAACTCAACCTGCCGATGGTCCGGCTGATCCGGCAGCCGAACAGCGGCAAGCCGGCCGCCCTCAACACCGGTGTGGCCGCCGCCTCGTACGACCTGATCGTCATGATGGACGGCGACACGGTCTTCGAGCCCGCCACCGTCCGGGAACTGGTGCAGCCCTTCGGCACCCCAGGCGTCGGCGCGGTGGCCGGCAACGCCAAGGTCGGCAACCGCGACACACTGATCGGCGCCTGGCAGCACATCGAGTACGTCATGGGATTCAACCTCGACCGCCGGATGTACGACGTACTCAACTGCATGCCGACCATCCCCGGCGCCGTGGGCGCCTTCCGCCGCACGGCGCTGCAACAGGTGGGCGGCATGAGCGAGGACACCCTCGCCGAGGACACCGACGTGACCATGGCGCTGCACCGGGCAGGTTGGAAAATCGTCTACGCCGAGAACGCCCGCGCCTGGACCGAGGCGCCCGACAGCATGAAGCAGCTGTGGTCACAGCGATACCGCTGGAGCTACGGCACCATGCAGGCGATGTGGAAGCACCGGCACGCGGTGCTGGAGCGCGGCGCGGCAGGCCGCTTCGGCCGGGTGGGTCTGCCGTTCGTCGCCCTGTTCATGGTGCTCACCCCGATGCTCGCGCCCGCCATCGACATCGGCATGGTCTACGGCGTGGTCTTCGTCGACGCGTACAGGACCCTGGCTGCCTGGTTCGCGGTGATGGCCCTGCAGGCCGTCTGCGCCTGGTGGTCCTTCCGCCTGGACAGGGAGAGGGCGTGGCATCTGATCACGCTGCCGGCCCAGCAAGTGGTCTACCGGGTGCTCATGTACATGGTGCTGCTGCAGTCCTTCATCACCGCGGTGACCGGGGGCCGGTTGCGCTGGCAGAAGCTGCGGCGCACCGGTGAGGTAGGGCTCGACGTCACAACGGGGGCGATTTCTTCATGA
- a CDS encoding helix-turn-helix domain-containing protein: MPIAVDIDVMLARRKMSVGELAERVGITPANLAVLKNGRAKAVRFATLAALCEALECQPGDLLRWETEDPADG, from the coding sequence ATGCCGATCGCCGTCGACATCGATGTGATGCTGGCCAGACGGAAGATGTCCGTGGGTGAGCTCGCGGAACGCGTCGGAATCACACCCGCCAACCTGGCGGTACTCAAGAACGGCCGCGCCAAGGCAGTGCGCTTCGCCACACTCGCCGCGCTCTGCGAGGCACTCGAATGCCAGCCGGGCGACCTGCTGCGCTGGGAGACCGAGGACCCCGCGGACGGATGA
- a CDS encoding tectonin domain-containing protein → MAVGALVASLAVSGGTASATTPAGAADRAANSQSFSITSDNQQNQFVQAVGTPNATVVIAGTVNLDLSGLSAIPVAPGVRITGDRTVVAKGPRIFTTTFPRTLLTIGDSNGGTADNVRISGIRFDGGEPMDPGASVGTTDANGIDIWSSQNVEIDHDEFARWRGAAINVQDPGNRINRANADTVWVHDNYIHDNQHPTMDGIEDAFGSHHGAGYGVALNNGAYALIEKNEFQANRHSVTGDGRPGTGYLVYRNLMESPGLGFSLLGWDHYEHLIDMHGRGDCSNYQCGPAGEYADIAYNSFPSTNSTEIKLRGTPTDGFNVENNVFAHTVRWSTTFTNGALDQTETGLHDNGGNILGANRDNQRTCDFDGDGVADPFMTTGLTWWYATSAGDQHWVYLNQSNERIADLRFRDVNGDGLCDATSVNTGKVYYTHRQTDDSVRPSNGMPVVAPVPGSSVAMASQDETDSAKGVQAFAVDAQGGLHTTHIVPGQPAPDWTADYDTPAPLTSVAAATNADGRIELFALDRNGLIYSRAQTSPGSSTWSAWRNLDGILNSISVARNQNGTLQIFGTNSAGTIWTRSQQQPSVDNWNGWQQMDGLLNKIVAGTHADGTIEVDGFNFNGTPFHRRQTTVNATSPGSGWSPWAQMFTNQGVLTDISVAPTYYQEFAFFGVFGDAAYQNTEVSWGGYNTGGWHALTYGGGMRNVAAQRCGTDVLLIGVTDDGKTEINEIGGGFIGGDYGWSLINGTKARAT, encoded by the coding sequence GTGGCGGTCGGGGCCTTGGTGGCCTCGCTGGCCGTGTCCGGGGGCACCGCGTCGGCCACCACGCCCGCAGGGGCCGCGGACCGCGCGGCGAACTCGCAGAGTTTCAGCATCACTTCCGACAACCAGCAGAACCAGTTCGTCCAGGCGGTCGGCACCCCCAATGCGACGGTGGTGATCGCGGGCACCGTGAATCTGGACCTGAGCGGCCTGTCGGCCATACCGGTGGCGCCCGGGGTTCGGATCACCGGCGATCGCACGGTCGTCGCGAAGGGGCCGCGGATCTTCACGACGACGTTCCCGCGCACGCTGCTCACCATCGGGGACAGCAACGGCGGGACCGCGGACAACGTCCGGATCAGCGGGATCAGATTCGACGGCGGGGAGCCGATGGACCCCGGGGCGTCGGTGGGCACCACGGACGCCAACGGGATCGACATCTGGTCCAGCCAGAACGTGGAGATCGACCACGACGAGTTCGCCCGGTGGCGCGGCGCGGCGATCAACGTGCAGGATCCGGGCAACCGGATCAACCGTGCCAACGCCGACACGGTGTGGGTGCACGACAACTACATCCATGACAACCAGCACCCCACCATGGACGGCATCGAGGACGCGTTCGGCAGCCACCACGGCGCCGGCTACGGCGTGGCCCTCAACAACGGCGCCTACGCGCTGATCGAGAAGAACGAGTTCCAGGCCAACCGCCACTCGGTCACCGGTGACGGCCGGCCGGGCACCGGGTACCTGGTGTACCGCAACCTCATGGAGTCACCCGGGCTCGGCTTCTCACTCCTGGGCTGGGACCACTACGAGCACCTCATCGACATGCACGGCCGCGGGGACTGCTCCAACTACCAGTGCGGGCCGGCCGGCGAGTACGCGGACATCGCCTACAACTCCTTCCCGTCCACCAACTCGACCGAGATCAAGCTGCGCGGCACGCCGACGGACGGCTTCAACGTCGAGAACAACGTCTTCGCCCACACGGTCCGCTGGTCCACCACGTTCACCAACGGCGCGCTGGACCAGACCGAGACAGGTCTGCACGACAACGGCGGGAACATCCTGGGTGCGAACCGGGACAATCAGCGCACGTGCGACTTCGACGGTGACGGCGTCGCCGACCCCTTCATGACCACCGGCCTGACCTGGTGGTACGCCACCAGCGCCGGCGACCAGCACTGGGTCTACCTCAACCAGTCGAACGAGCGCATCGCCGACCTCCGGTTCCGCGACGTCAACGGCGACGGCCTGTGCGACGCAACCTCGGTCAACACCGGCAAGGTCTATTACACCCACCGCCAGACCGACGACTCGGTACGTCCCAGCAACGGAATGCCCGTGGTCGCCCCCGTCCCCGGCTCCTCGGTCGCCATGGCCTCCCAGGACGAGACGGACTCCGCGAAGGGGGTCCAGGCGTTCGCCGTCGACGCGCAAGGCGGGCTGCACACCACCCACATCGTCCCGGGGCAGCCCGCCCCGGACTGGACCGCCGACTACGACACCCCCGCACCGCTGACGTCCGTGGCGGCGGCGACCAACGCCGACGGGCGGATCGAACTGTTCGCCCTCGACCGGAACGGGCTGATCTACTCACGCGCGCAGACGAGTCCCGGGTCGAGCACGTGGTCGGCATGGAGGAACCTCGACGGCATCCTCAATTCGATCTCCGTGGCGCGCAACCAGAACGGAACCCTCCAGATCTTCGGCACCAACTCCGCCGGTACGATCTGGACCCGCTCCCAGCAGCAGCCTTCGGTCGACAACTGGAACGGCTGGCAGCAGATGGACGGCCTCCTGAACAAGATCGTCGCGGGAACCCACGCGGACGGGACGATCGAGGTCGACGGCTTCAACTTCAACGGCACCCCGTTCCACCGCCGGCAGACCACCGTCAACGCCACCAGCCCCGGGTCCGGCTGGTCGCCCTGGGCTCAGATGTTCACGAATCAGGGGGTGCTCACGGACATCTCCGTAGCCCCCACCTATTACCAGGAGTTCGCGTTCTTCGGTGTCTTCGGTGACGCGGCGTACCAGAACACCGAGGTGTCATGGGGTGGCTACAACACCGGCGGATGGCACGCCCTCACGTATGGCGGCGGCATGCGCAACGTCGCCGCGCAGCGGTGCGGCACTGACGTGCTCCTCATCGGCGTCACCGACGACGGAAAGACCGAGATCAACGAAATCGGGGGCGGGTTCATCGGCGGCGATTACGGGTGGAGCCTGATCAACGGCACCAAAGCGCGCGCCACCTGA
- a CDS encoding glycoside hydrolase family 26 protein gives MVIARSRLTAAALLVVAVFFLVDACGGAGSKGGANAGTATASAAHFQVSSMLKPSGRTLGVVDDKTPWQYGIVTAFTKEAGRAPDIREYYSSWGDDFDAEGNAFLWRHGQLPMMALVPSDTSLADIAKGKDDAYIGRLADQIASYDGPLALSFAGEMNGPWNSWGPQHAKPRDFVASWRRAHDIFTARGVTNVIWVWTPHVVDSGTTAELRPYYPGSAYVDWVGLIGYYGPIDGIAFSSLFTPTLREIAGFSAKPVLIAETGVAESDDKQAHIRDLFQGAAKAGVIGLIWYDQRKDWPGGKQLMDWRISTSVGALAAFQVESARNDFGHSLKNG, from the coding sequence ATGGTCATAGCCCGCAGCCGCCTGACCGCCGCCGCGCTCCTCGTCGTCGCCGTCTTCTTCCTGGTGGACGCCTGCGGCGGCGCGGGGAGCAAGGGCGGCGCCAACGCGGGCACGGCCACCGCATCGGCCGCGCACTTCCAGGTCTCGTCCATGCTCAAGCCGTCCGGCCGCACGCTGGGCGTGGTCGACGACAAGACGCCCTGGCAGTACGGCATCGTCACCGCCTTCACCAAAGAAGCAGGCCGGGCTCCTGACATCCGCGAGTACTACAGCTCCTGGGGCGACGACTTCGACGCGGAGGGCAATGCCTTCTTGTGGCGGCACGGCCAACTGCCGATGATGGCGCTGGTCCCCTCCGACACCTCGCTCGCCGACATCGCGAAGGGCAAGGACGACGCCTACATCGGTCGGCTGGCGGACCAGATCGCCTCCTACGACGGCCCCTTGGCCCTCTCCTTCGCCGGCGAGATGAACGGTCCGTGGAACTCCTGGGGCCCCCAACACGCCAAACCCCGCGACTTCGTCGCGTCATGGAGACGCGCACACGACATCTTCACCGCGCGGGGCGTCACCAACGTGATCTGGGTGTGGACTCCGCACGTGGTCGACTCGGGCACCACCGCCGAGCTCCGGCCCTACTACCCGGGCAGTGCCTACGTCGACTGGGTCGGCCTCATCGGTTACTACGGGCCGATCGACGGCATCGCCTTCTCCAGCCTGTTCACTCCCACCCTGCGCGAGATCGCGGGCTTCTCCGCCAAGCCGGTGCTCATCGCGGAGACCGGGGTGGCAGAGAGCGACGACAAACAGGCTCACATCCGCGACCTGTTCCAGGGCGCCGCGAAGGCCGGCGTCATCGGGCTCATCTGGTACGACCAGCGCAAGGACTGGCCGGGCGGCAAGCAGCTGATGGACTGGCGGATCAGCACCTCGGTGGGTGCGCTGGCCGCGTTCCAAGTGGAGTCGGCCCGCAACGACTTCGGTCATTCGCTCAAAAACGGCTGA
- a CDS encoding GNAT family N-acetyltransferase translates to MDTYPLRLTAHGLLLREWTSQDLPAMQKVFDDPDVAYRTPLESPFDPAAALRYLNNAHQARQGNERIHLAVTTDGHQALGEILLNQVTGSIGYIVGTAHRGKRLATRALRVMTEYAHTTIALPRVILEIEPDNHPSIAVARSAGFHPSDLAPETVTDKGRTYELRTWEHHFSARRVHKATG, encoded by the coding sequence ATGGATACGTATCCCCTCCGCCTCACCGCCCACGGCCTGCTGCTTCGCGAATGGACGAGCCAGGACCTCCCCGCTATGCAGAAAGTGTTCGACGACCCCGACGTCGCCTACCGGACCCCCTTGGAATCACCGTTCGACCCTGCTGCCGCATTGCGATACCTGAACAACGCACACCAGGCACGACAGGGCAACGAACGGATCCACCTGGCTGTCACCACCGATGGGCATCAGGCGCTGGGAGAAATCCTGCTCAACCAGGTCACCGGCAGCATCGGCTACATCGTGGGCACAGCTCACCGAGGAAAGCGACTGGCGACGCGCGCGCTTCGAGTGATGACCGAGTACGCGCACACCACCATCGCCCTGCCGCGCGTGATCCTCGAAATCGAACCCGACAATCACCCCAGCATCGCCGTCGCACGATCCGCCGGTTTCCACCCCTCCGACCTAGCGCCCGAGACCGTTACCGACAAAGGACGGACGTACGAACTACGCACCTGGGAACACCACTTCAGCGCCCGCCGAGTTCACAAGGCAACTGGCTGA